The Niabella beijingensis genomic interval CTCCGATGGTGGCCAGGCAATAGGCAACCGCATAGAGCAACAATCCTTCATGTGCCGTTTCATTCATAGCTACCAGCGCAAACAGCATGAACCCCGCCTGTGAAATACTGGAATAGGCCAGCATCCGTTTTACGCTTTGCTGGAATACCGCAGTGATATTTCCTACAAACAATGTCAGTGCTGCCAGCACCGCCAGCCATAGCTTCCATTGAATTGTCGTTTTGTCGAATGCCGTATAAAACAGGTGAAGGAACCCGGCGAAAATGCCCACTTTAACAATCGTGGCCATAAAAGAGGTGAACACATTGGGAGCCCCGTCGTATACATCCGGTGTCCAGAAATGAAAAGGCGCTACCGAAACCTTAAAACACATGGAGAACAGCAACATCAGCATGCCGGCGGTCAGCAGGTTGGATTTCAGCAGCTCCGCTATATTCATTTTGGCGATCTCAAATGTACCCGTAGCGCCGTAGATCAGAGCGATCCCCATCAGCATAATGCCGGTGGAAAACGCGCCCATCAGGAAATATTTCAGCGCCGCTTCATTGCTCTTCAGGTCTTTTTTTGCAGAACCGGTAAGGATATAAAGCGGGATGGAAATGATCTCAATTCCAAGGAACAACATCAGCAGGTTGGTAAAGGAGGTTACCAGGAACGTACCGGCCAGGATGAAAAAGATCAGCGCAAAATATTCGGCATAATGACTGCCGACCTTTTCCATATCCTTTGAAGATACCAGGAAATAGATCAGCGTGCAGGCAATAATGATCGTGTTGAAGAACAGCGCATAGCCGGTAAATGAAAGAAATCCTGCGGTGTTCATATGGAACAACCGGATGCCTTTGGATTCCAGCACATTGACCACCAGCAATAACACAATGCCCAGAATGGCCAGTATCCGCACCGGTGCTTTTGTTTTAAACAAAAAGCTGGCGAACATCATCATTACACCTAACAAACCTGAAAATAATACTGCGTTCATATTGTTTCTCTTAATGCTTCCTCAACAAGGGCAGCACATCTGAATTTTTTAAAATTGATTGACTGATCTGATCCATCGCATTCAGGAATGGCTGCGGATAAATACCCACGATCAGGATCGCACCGATGATGATCGTAAGGATCGCTTTCTCCTGAAAAGCGATATCCGTGCCTTTTTCGGTCAGCGCATTGGTAGCGCCAAAAAACACTTTCCGGCCCAAACGAAGGGTATATACGGCTCCCAGGATAACACCAAGCCCCGCAGTAGCCATCATCAGCGTACCATGCTCCGATACCCTGGATCCGAGGATGCCTTTGAACATCAGGAACTCACCGATAAAGGCATTGCTGAGCGGCAGGGCGATATTTGCAAAAGCGATAATGACAAAAAAGAAGGTAAGTGCCGGTGCCTTTTGCGCAATGCCGCCCAGCGCGGATATTTTCACCGTTCCGAATTTGCGTTCAATAATTTCCACCACTACCCACATTCCCAGGATGTTAATCCCGTGCGAGAACATCTGGATCAGGGTACCCTGCAGCGCGCTTTTATCTTCCGCAAAAACGGCCACACACATCAGCCCGATATGCGCAATGGAGGAATAGGCCACCAGCCGCTTCATATCATCCTGGCGCATCGCGATCAGCGAAGCATAAATAATACCCGTAACCGCCAGCAGGGAAACAGTATCCCCGTTGAGATAAGAAGCCATTGGCAGCACCGGCAACAGCCAGCGCAACAAACCCAGTACCCCCATCTTCACCATCAGGGCGCTCAGTACCATTGTTGCGGCCGTAGGCGACTGCTGATACGTATCCGGCTGCCAGGTATGAAAAGGGAAGACCGGCATCTTCACCGCAAAGGCCACAAAGAACAGCCAGAAGAGCCAGGATTGTTCTTTAACAGAAAGACCGGCATTATAAAAAGCAGTGATATCAAAAGACTGGCCGGCAGTGCGCGAATACACATAAAGAATGCCCACCAGCATTAACAGCGAACCAATAAAGGTGTAGATAAAGAATTTAAAGATAACCGCAATGCGCTTCTCCCCGCCCCATTGGGAACAGATAAAATAAACAGGGATCAGGGCCAGTTCCCAGAAGAAATAAAACAACAGGGCATCCATTGCCAGGAACACGCCCATAAGGCCGGCCTGCGTCAATAACATCAGTCCGAAAAAATTATTCACCTTCTTATAGGCTGTCGTCCAGGTGGAAAGAAAAATAATGGGATAACACAGCGCGGTAAGCAGGCACAGCATAATTCCCATTCCGTCGCCTTTTAATGAAAAGCTGCTGTTCAGCAATCCCATCCAGTTGGCGCGGAACGTCCAGCAACCCGGTGCCGCATAAACGGCAACGCCAAGGAGGGCAATGATAAATGTCAGAATGGCTGCCAGTAACGACCAGGTCCTTACCTGTTCCTCCTTTTTTATCAGAAACGTAGCCAGTCCACTCACTAAAGGCACCAGTATCAACAACAATGCGATCATATTTCAGTATTCAGATTTTTCAGTATTGTGTCCCGATCACTATCGGGATCAGGCTCCAGGTTTCGAATTTCTCCAGTGATCCAATGCTTATTATTTCCTCAAAAAGAACTGCACAACAAAAATCAGCACCATTCCCAGCACCATCATCAGGATATAAGCCCCCGTCTGACCGCTCTGCAGCCAGCGCAGCTGGCGGCCGCCGTAGTTGACCAGGCGGCCCACACCGTTCACCACACCATCCACTACTTTCCGGTCGATGACATTGCCTAGGAATGAGCTCAGCGCATTCAGCGGCTTTACAATGACCGTATCATACAGTTCATCCACATACCATTTGTTCTCCAATACTTTTCCGAGGCCGGTAGCAGGCCCCAGGTCCGGTTTTTTCGAGAACCGGTTCCAGGCAACGATCACTACAATGATCACCAGGACGGAGGACAATCCGGCCAGTAGCCATTCAGTGCTGTGGCTTGCCTCATGTGCGGGTAGCACAGCATATGAATCTTTAAATACCGGCTGCAGAAAATCAGCCAGTGCATGTGCTCCATGCGCCATAAATTCCGGCACTCCCACAAATCCGCCGATAACGGAAAGGATCGCCAGTATGATCAATGGAACGGTAATGGCCGCAGGACTTTCGTGCAGGTGATGCTCCTGTTCCTGCGTGCCACGGAAACTGCCTTTAAATGTGGTGGCGTATAACCGGAACATATAGAAAGCGGTAAATAAAGCGCCGATCAGACCCAGTACGTACCATACCGGCGATTTTGCAAAAGCACCCGCCAGGATCTCATCCTTCGAGAAAAAGCCGGAGAAACCCGGTATTCCTGCAATGGCCAGACAGCCCAGCAGAAAGGTGATATTGGTGATCTTCATGTATTTCGACAATCCGCCCATTTTGCGCATGTCCTGTTCGCCCCCCATGGCATGGATCACGCTGCCGCTGCCGAGGAACAGCAGGGCTTTAAAGAACGCATGTGTCATTACATGAAAAACCGCGGCTACATAAGCGCCGCTACCCAGGGCGAGGAACATATACCCCAGCTGGCTCACTGTAGAATAGGCCAGTACTTTTTTAATATCATTTTGTTTAAGGGCAATCGTAGCTGCCAGCAATGCGGTAGCGATACCAATGACCGCAATCACGTTCAGCGTGGCCGGCGCCATTGAGAACATCAGGTTGGTCCGGGCGATCATATAGATACCTGCGGTCACCATCGTAGCCGCGTGGATCAGCGCAGACACCGGCGTGGGACCAGCCATCGCATCCGGCAACCAGGTGTACAGCGGTATCTGGGCGCTTTTTCCGGTGGCCCCTACAAATAACAACAGGGTGATCATGGTCAATTCCCTCCCTGAAAAATGCTTCTGCAGGGAATCCGGAGCGAGGATCTCACTGAACGTAGTGGTGCCCGTTTTATGAATAAGCATGAACAATGCGATCAGGAAGGCCAGGTCACCGATCCGGTTCATGATAAACGCTTTGTTGGCCGCCTTGCTGTATTCCTTTTTCTTAAACCAGAAACCGATCAGCAGGTAAGAGCACAAGCCAACGCCCTCCCAGCCGATGAACATGATCACAAAATTGGCGCCCATCACCAGCAGCAGCATCGAGAAAACAAAAAGATTCAGATACGCAAAATATCTTCCGAAATGTTCCGGCTTTTCATCATGCATATAAGAAGTGGAATACACATGGATCAGAAAACCGATACCCGTGATGATCAGCAGCCAGATGGCCGACAGCTGATCGATCCGGA includes:
- a CDS encoding NADH-quinone oxidoreductase subunit N, producing MNAVLFSGLLGVMMMFASFLFKTKAPVRILAILGIVLLLVVNVLESKGIRLFHMNTAGFLSFTGYALFFNTIIIACTLIYFLVSSKDMEKVGSHYAEYFALIFFILAGTFLVTSFTNLLMLFLGIEIISIPLYILTGSAKKDLKSNEAALKYFLMGAFSTGIMLMGIALIYGATGTFEIAKMNIAELLKSNLLTAGMLMLLFSMCFKVSVAPFHFWTPDVYDGAPNVFTSFMATIVKVGIFAGFLHLFYTAFDKTTIQWKLWLAVLAALTLFVGNITAVFQQSVKRMLAYSSISQAGFMLFALVAMNETAHEGLLLYAVAYCLATIGVFGVISKMTDYSFDGFNGLAGHQPLVALCVTIFMLSLAGIPLSAGFLAKFYMLKAVIQSGGYLWLVIFGVLMAAVSAYYYFRVIQAMYFKQGPNHFSGISSFEKYTLVAICVLIVFTGLFPNVIFSWLYF
- the nuoL gene encoding NADH-quinone oxidoreductase subunit L, with product MNNVLDIVYWIPLLPLLGCIINGLGRKSLSKGAVGFIGSGVILASFILSLWAFFQVSGGNVHTAEYFPFINVGNLKIPFAFRIDQLSAIWLLIITGIGFLIHVYSTSYMHDEKPEHFGRYFAYLNLFVFSMLLLVMGANFVIMFIGWEGVGLCSYLLIGFWFKKKEYSKAANKAFIMNRIGDLAFLIALFMLIHKTGTTTFSEILAPDSLQKHFSGRELTMITLLLFVGATGKSAQIPLYTWLPDAMAGPTPVSALIHAATMVTAGIYMIARTNLMFSMAPATLNVIAVIGIATALLAATIALKQNDIKKVLAYSTVSQLGYMFLALGSGAYVAAVFHVMTHAFFKALLFLGSGSVIHAMGGEQDMRKMGGLSKYMKITNITFLLGCLAIAGIPGFSGFFSKDEILAGAFAKSPVWYVLGLIGALFTAFYMFRLYATTFKGSFRGTQEQEHHLHESPAAITVPLIILAILSVIGGFVGVPEFMAHGAHALADFLQPVFKDSYAVLPAHEASHSTEWLLAGLSSVLVIIVVIVAWNRFSKKPDLGPATGLGKVLENKWYVDELYDTVIVKPLNALSSFLGNVIDRKVVDGVVNGVGRLVNYGGRQLRWLQSGQTGAYILMMVLGMVLIFVVQFFLRK
- a CDS encoding complex I subunit 4 family protein produces the protein MIALLLILVPLVSGLATFLIKKEEQVRTWSLLAAILTFIIALLGVAVYAAPGCWTFRANWMGLLNSSFSLKGDGMGIMLCLLTALCYPIIFLSTWTTAYKKVNNFFGLMLLTQAGLMGVFLAMDALLFYFFWELALIPVYFICSQWGGEKRIAVIFKFFIYTFIGSLLMLVGILYVYSRTAGQSFDITAFYNAGLSVKEQSWLFWLFFVAFAVKMPVFPFHTWQPDTYQQSPTAATMVLSALMVKMGVLGLLRWLLPVLPMASYLNGDTVSLLAVTGIIYASLIAMRQDDMKRLVAYSSIAHIGLMCVAVFAEDKSALQGTLIQMFSHGINILGMWVVVEIIERKFGTVKISALGGIAQKAPALTFFFVIIAFANIALPLSNAFIGEFLMFKGILGSRVSEHGTLMMATAGLGVILGAVYTLRLGRKVFFGATNALTEKGTDIAFQEKAILTIIIGAILIVGIYPQPFLNAMDQISQSILKNSDVLPLLRKH